Proteins encoded in a region of the Elizabethkingia bruuniana genome:
- a CDS encoding Lrp/AsnC family transcriptional regulator has translation MEDLDKFDLQILDILQKDNQTSQRDIGDRIGLSAAAVQRRIKRMRENKIITSDISVIDSEKVGAQILLFVEIELDTDKIEFIDEIERTFSKVPQIQQCYYVTGEVDFVLVMVVNTMQEYELLTRQLFFSNTNIKRFKTFVNMHTVKNGLQIPIPGK, from the coding sequence ATGGAAGATTTGGATAAATTCGATTTACAGATTCTGGATATTTTACAAAAAGATAACCAAACGTCGCAACGGGATATTGGCGATAGAATAGGACTTTCTGCAGCTGCAGTACAACGACGTATTAAGCGGATGCGCGAAAATAAAATTATTACATCAGATATTTCTGTAATTGATTCGGAAAAAGTAGGCGCCCAAATTCTTTTGTTTGTAGAAATAGAACTGGATACAGATAAAATTGAATTTATAGACGAAATAGAGAGAACCTTTAGCAAAGTGCCTCAGATCCAGCAATGCTATTATGTAACCGGAGAAGTTGATTTCGTATTGGTAATGGTCGTCAATACAATGCAGGAATATGAATTGCTGACAAGGCAGTTATTCTTTAGTAATACCAATATCAAACGTTTTAAAACTTTTGTCAATATGCATACGGTGAAAAATGGCCTACAGATTCCTATTCCGGGAAAATAG